A stretch of Anaeromyxobacter dehalogenans 2CP-1 DNA encodes these proteins:
- a CDS encoding WS/DGAT domain-containing protein, whose translation MTREPMSRVDAAWLRMDRPENTADIVVLLRLAGRLTPPRLRTLLEQRLLPHERFRARVADAGALGGPAWEPDPRFSIARHLSARPLREAHPEALEAAVSEAATQPLPAGRPPWRALLLEGAEESALVVKLHHCMADGVALVSVLLGLSDEHAGRVEAPAPDVPGGDPLRRGARALLRDPLAAAAALWKMATLPTATGALAPPALSGRRTVAWSRSWPLEDVRAAARAGGGTVNDALLAALSGALSRALRAGPVPPGPLPDDVRALVPVNLRAAPAAGVAGAGNQFGLVFLDLPVEPLAPDERLEIVRGRTAALKRSPDAWVALGVLGALGFAPPALERLGTAFFSRKASLVVTNVPGPQRRLHLAGRRVDELLFWVPHPAALGLGVSVFSYAGKVTMGVRADAAFPIDPRALAGALDEELAAFAPRPPARRARPPAAAAAPEQDGRQAAFAGAPAGRGVRVIEAGPATSPAS comes from the coding sequence ATGACCCGCGAGCCGATGAGCCGGGTGGACGCCGCCTGGCTGCGCATGGACCGCCCCGAGAACACGGCCGACATCGTGGTGCTGCTGCGCCTCGCGGGTCGCCTCACCCCGCCGCGGCTGCGCACGCTGCTGGAGCAGCGGCTGCTGCCGCACGAGCGGTTCCGCGCGCGGGTGGCGGACGCCGGCGCGCTGGGCGGCCCGGCCTGGGAGCCGGATCCGCGCTTCTCCATCGCGCGACACCTCAGCGCGCGGCCGCTGCGCGAGGCGCACCCGGAGGCGCTCGAGGCGGCCGTGTCCGAGGCGGCCACGCAGCCGCTCCCGGCCGGCCGCCCGCCCTGGCGCGCGCTGCTGCTCGAGGGCGCCGAGGAGAGCGCGCTGGTGGTGAAGCTCCACCACTGCATGGCGGACGGGGTCGCGCTCGTGTCGGTGCTGCTCGGCCTGTCCGACGAGCACGCCGGCCGCGTCGAGGCGCCGGCGCCGGACGTGCCCGGAGGCGACCCGCTCCGCCGCGGCGCCCGCGCGCTGCTCCGGGATCCGCTCGCCGCCGCGGCCGCGCTCTGGAAGATGGCCACGCTCCCCACCGCGACCGGCGCGCTCGCGCCGCCGGCGCTCTCCGGCCGCCGGACCGTCGCGTGGTCGCGGTCGTGGCCGCTCGAGGACGTGCGCGCCGCCGCCCGGGCCGGCGGGGGCACCGTGAACGACGCGCTGCTCGCGGCGCTCTCCGGCGCGCTCTCGCGCGCCCTCCGCGCCGGCCCCGTCCCGCCGGGACCGCTGCCCGACGACGTGCGCGCGCTGGTGCCGGTGAACCTGCGCGCGGCGCCCGCGGCGGGGGTGGCCGGGGCGGGCAACCAGTTCGGCCTCGTGTTCCTCGACCTGCCGGTCGAACCGCTCGCGCCGGACGAGCGGCTGGAGATCGTGCGCGGCCGCACCGCCGCGCTGAAGCGCAGCCCGGACGCCTGGGTGGCGCTCGGGGTGCTGGGCGCCCTCGGCTTCGCGCCGCCCGCGCTGGAGCGGCTCGGCACCGCGTTCTTCTCGCGGAAGGCGTCGCTGGTGGTGACCAACGTCCCCGGCCCGCAGCGGCGGCTCCACCTCGCCGGCCGGCGGGTGGACGAGCTGCTGTTCTGGGTCCCGCACCCGGCCGCGCTCGGGCTGGGCGTGAGCGTCTTCAGCTACGCCGGCAAGGTGACGATGGGCGTGCGCGCCGACGCGGCGTTCCCGATCGACCCGCGCGCGCTGGCGGGCGCGCTGGACGAGGAGCTGGCGGCGTTCGCGCCGCGGCCCCCCGCGCGCCGCGCCCGGCCCCCGGCCGCCGCGGCGGCCCCGGAACAGGACGGCCGGCAGGCGGCCTTCGCGGGCGCGCCTGCCGGCCGGGGGGTGCGGGTGATCGAGGCGGGGCCGGCTACATCCCCAGCTTCTTGA
- a CDS encoding diacylglycerol/lipid kinase family protein — translation MRAAEGMEQARTSGREVEFPRLVFLVNPEAQDGHAAARLRGLLSRAPAWTRRSRLAVVTTLSGAERAMRGLAPDEIPVAAGGDATVNFVARAVRAADRADRPMAILPLGVGNVIAHALGVADLRRALAAIADGRSLQIDALVTTHPEAPLALASVSCGFEGQIISGASRGRGLARVGGVLAALPGALRKHTGVRLEADGVVLAEPSEPVFNVGVYNLPCVAWGTVVHPDADPADGLADVVVHRRRRTFTSALRHGVATAAPPRSSVRTARAARIRLASRSPIQIDLEGSASPGEIEIRVEPAALRIITGRRRCVAASGA, via the coding sequence ATGCGGGCAGCGGAGGGGATGGAGCAGGCGCGCACCTCCGGGCGCGAGGTGGAGTTCCCCCGCCTCGTCTTCCTGGTGAACCCCGAGGCGCAGGACGGCCACGCCGCCGCGCGCCTGCGCGGCCTCCTCTCCCGCGCGCCCGCCTGGACCCGCCGATCGCGCCTGGCGGTCGTGACCACGCTGTCCGGGGCCGAGCGCGCCATGCGCGGGCTCGCGCCCGACGAGATCCCGGTGGCCGCCGGCGGCGACGCGACCGTGAACTTCGTGGCGCGCGCGGTGCGGGCCGCGGACCGCGCCGACCGGCCCATGGCCATCCTCCCGCTCGGCGTCGGCAACGTCATCGCCCACGCGCTCGGGGTGGCGGACCTTCGCCGCGCGCTCGCCGCCATCGCGGACGGCCGCTCGCTGCAGATCGACGCGCTGGTGACCACCCACCCCGAGGCGCCGCTGGCGCTCGCGTCGGTGAGCTGCGGGTTCGAGGGGCAGATCATCTCCGGCGCCTCGCGCGGGCGCGGCCTGGCGCGCGTGGGGGGCGTGCTGGCGGCGCTCCCGGGCGCGCTCCGCAAGCACACCGGCGTCCGCCTGGAGGCGGACGGGGTGGTGCTCGCCGAGCCCTCCGAGCCGGTGTTCAACGTGGGCGTGTACAACCTGCCCTGCGTGGCCTGGGGCACGGTGGTCCACCCGGACGCCGACCCCGCCGACGGCCTCGCCGACGTGGTGGTGCACCGGCGACGCCGCACGTTCACCTCCGCGCTCCGCCACGGCGTCGCGACGGCCGCCCCGCCCCGGAGCAGCGTCCGCACCGCGCGGGCGGCGCGGATCCGCCTCGCCTCGCGCTCGCCCATCCAGATCGACCTGGAGGGCTCGGCCTCCCCCGGCGAGATCGAGATCCGGGTCGAGCCGGCCGCCCTGCGGATCATCACCGGCCGCCGCCGGTGCGTGGCCGCGAGCGGCGCCTGA
- a CDS encoding COG3014 family protein produces the protein MRRARAAAMALGAVLLSGCAGDYVSRTRAMREAYQAGDHDRAAALAEAEVRRGPERDRLLALLDQGMILHAARRWEESLPVLARAERLAASLEAISVSEEGRALLENERARAYRGEDFEKLMINVVQALNYAALGKDEDALVEVRRVDERLRKMVQEEKKPYQQLAVARYLGGVLWEDSGNPDSAYIDYADALRLAPDLGPLAEPALRLARATGRAEEADALAAARPALGADPLGAEEGQVVLVLEAGLSPEKRSSRQGAGPELLVVPVYVTRPWVRDAATLEAGARRADAVTVTSLEEVAQVHLSERIGRIAAKAVVSTALKGGVAAAVGEATDSEVLGWLTFLALTSTSEADRRSWLSLPAELQVARLRVPAGTHEVVLRSGGKVLRRTVVVRPRRVALLVERRY, from the coding sequence GTGCGCCGCGCCCGCGCGGCCGCGATGGCGCTCGGGGCCGTGCTGCTCTCCGGCTGCGCCGGCGACTACGTCTCGCGCACGCGCGCGATGCGCGAGGCGTACCAGGCCGGCGACCACGACCGCGCCGCCGCGCTCGCCGAGGCGGAGGTGCGCCGCGGGCCCGAGCGCGACCGCCTGCTCGCGCTGCTCGACCAGGGCATGATCCTGCACGCCGCGCGGCGCTGGGAGGAGAGCCTCCCGGTGCTCGCCCGCGCCGAGCGGCTGGCCGCGTCGCTCGAGGCGATCTCGGTCAGCGAGGAGGGGCGCGCGCTGCTCGAGAACGAGCGCGCCCGCGCCTACCGCGGCGAGGACTTCGAGAAGCTGATGATCAACGTCGTCCAGGCGCTCAACTACGCCGCCCTGGGGAAGGACGAGGACGCGCTGGTGGAGGTGCGGCGCGTGGACGAGCGGCTGCGGAAGATGGTGCAGGAGGAGAAGAAGCCGTACCAGCAGCTCGCGGTGGCGCGCTACCTGGGCGGCGTGCTGTGGGAGGACTCCGGCAACCCGGACTCGGCGTACATCGACTACGCCGACGCGCTGCGCCTCGCGCCCGACCTCGGCCCGCTCGCCGAGCCCGCGCTGCGGCTGGCGCGGGCGACCGGCCGCGCCGAAGAGGCCGACGCGCTCGCCGCGGCGCGCCCCGCGCTCGGCGCGGATCCGCTCGGCGCCGAGGAGGGACAGGTGGTGCTCGTGCTCGAGGCGGGCCTGTCGCCGGAGAAGCGGTCCAGCCGGCAGGGCGCCGGGCCGGAGCTCCTGGTGGTCCCGGTGTACGTCACGCGCCCGTGGGTACGCGACGCCGCCACCCTGGAGGCCGGCGCCCGGCGCGCCGACGCGGTCACCGTCACCTCCCTCGAGGAGGTGGCGCAGGTGCACCTGTCCGAGCGGATCGGCCGCATCGCCGCCAAGGCGGTGGTGAGCACGGCGCTGAAGGGGGGCGTCGCCGCCGCGGTCGGGGAGGCGACGGACAGCGAGGTGCTCGGGTGGCTGACGTTCCTGGCCCTGACGTCCACCAGCGAGGCCGACCGGCGGAGCTGGCTGTCGCTGCCCGCCGAGCTCCAGGTGGCCCGCCTGCGCGTGCCGGCCGGCACGCACGAGGTGGTGCTCCGCAGCGGGGGCAAGGTGCTCCGCCGGACGGTGGTGGTACGTCCGCGCCGCGTCGCCCTGCTGGTGGAGCGGCGGTATTGA
- the lpoB gene encoding penicillin-binding protein activator LpoB, with translation MPRASSRALPRTLPLLTAAALVAACGPRAFTRGAYEDPNTIELLSDQFNENDLQLIAKKMTGSLLGAPVVQALPGRPVLVVGRVRNKTSEHIDTESLADKVRVELQRSGRFAFADAAAREQIAAEYDYQQSGMVAKETAKGPGAQVGADCVLTGQIASIVQEVGADKVVYYKMTMQLTDLRTGLITWTDEKELRKKFRKQSVGW, from the coding sequence ATGCCCCGCGCCAGCTCCCGCGCCCTGCCCCGCACGCTCCCGCTGCTCACCGCCGCCGCGCTCGTCGCCGCCTGCGGCCCGCGAGCCTTCACCCGCGGTGCCTACGAGGACCCGAACACCATCGAGCTGCTCTCCGACCAGTTCAACGAGAACGACCTGCAGCTCATCGCCAAGAAGATGACCGGCTCGCTGCTCGGCGCGCCCGTGGTGCAGGCGCTGCCGGGCCGGCCGGTGCTGGTGGTGGGCCGCGTCCGGAACAAGACCTCCGAGCACATCGACACCGAGTCGCTCGCGGACAAGGTCCGGGTCGAGCTGCAGCGGTCCGGCCGGTTCGCGTTCGCCGACGCGGCGGCCCGCGAGCAGATCGCCGCCGAGTACGACTACCAGCAGTCCGGCATGGTCGCGAAGGAGACCGCCAAGGGCCCGGGCGCGCAGGTCGGCGCCGACTGCGTCCTGACCGGGCAGATCGCGTCGATCGTGCAGGAGGTCGGCGCGGACAAGGTCGTCTACTACAAGATGACCATGCAGCTCACCGACCTCCGGACCGGCCTCATCACCTGGACCGACGAGAAGGAGCTGCGGAAGAAGTTCCGGAAGCAGTCGGTGGGCTGGTAG